ACTAGAAATCCTCATTGGCCTTAGTTCACAGATATGCAAACTCATTCCTGAAGAATTTGCCCAAGAGCTAGAACACGGGCAGATTAAGCGGAGATTCATTAAGAGGCTAGTGGACGCACTGAATGCAAACATGAAACAAAATGCTCATTGCCCTGGGATCAGGAGGGTGATACTTGAGCAATCCATATACATGATGGAGTGCAATTCTCGCAATGCCAAGTGTTTCAATGAATTCCGGATGATGGATTCAGTGTCGATGGTCGAAGAGACACCCTCAAGGGCTGAGAAGTACATGTTTTTCTTGGGTGACATGGGCTTCATGGAATGCAAGACAGCTCTCTCTGCTCTCGTGGACAGAGCAAAAGAACTGATCAGTCGCCAGTGGCTGCATGACATCAACAGTGCCAACTGAAGAAAGTTGTAAGATGATTTTGCATTTCAGTCAAACGATCATGTCATCATGTATATTGTTAGTACAGGGTAAAAAAGTTATTGTGCATATGACCTTTCTAGAAAGAACATAGATTTTCCTTCGAGATGAGAAAGGCTATTTGTATCTGTGCCTCATTAGTCATTAGTCCTGCACTGTAATCTAGGAGTATTTGCTACTGCCAATTATCATTTGTTGGAGTGGACAATGCTTAATTGATTAAAGATGCTTAAGGTGATTGCAATTCCTACACAATGTATTAGTGTGTTCTAGTCTTGGCATcgattattttcaaaaaaaatgttgtttatTCGACTCCTGAAAATTGGGTTTCCTGCCCTGGTAATTAGTCCCATTCAACACAAGATAGTACTCTGTAGTGTTAGCATTGCTTTgggatcacctaggttagatctagtcgggtagAACACTTTGGATAGACGAACAGCAATAGATGGATTAACAAAGAGGGAGTgagagggtttagggatgtgaccGGTCGATGTTGAGGAGGAAGTGCGGCCAGCCATCATCGTTGTCGTCGCGGGCTTGATGCGAACGGCAGCGACGGTGTGCTTGACGGCAACGGTGGTCGTAGCAGTGGGAGTCGTGGTCGACGAtgaggcgtggcgtggcggtggggcgttcccgtcactggctgcgccccctctcgatcggattagggtttgtgggggtggagttggcggcggcgacgaacttCGTGTCTTGtgccgctccgcctccacccctctttatatggcgcagggtgacgggggcccaccagccattgggctgggtgcccccgatcagggcgcgggtcaaggcctCCTTGAGctgttgggctcaaggggagggagatctatctaacattctcccccttgatctcactatttcttttagcctttttctattccatcatAGATTTGCAtatagagcatgtttcatcgtcacggttaatcaccgatggattcgacagccactatacacatctctattcagaaacagatactttaacttttgggccctatagtccaggattcataaggcttcccttaaaccCATGCATGCTGCATGTTCCTTGAACACGTTGGGAGGTAGGCCTTTCGTGAGCGGATCCGCGAGTATCCTTTCTGTTCTaatgtgctcgagactgattgtttgatccTGGACTTTGTCtttcacaacatagtactttatgtcaatgtgtttggcagcaccacttgactgatTGTTGTGAGAGTACATTACTGTGGGTTCGCTatcgcagtataactttagtggtttctcaatactgtcaaccacctttaaaaccgggtatgaatttctttagccagttcacctgccccgttgcctcatagcatgctataaactcggcatacatagtagaccctgcagtgatagtctgttttgagcttttccatgaaatagctcctccTGCCAGGGTGAACACATATCCCGATGttgactttgtattatcttttgcaaagtcagaatcAGAATACCTCACTATCTGGAGCGATTCTGATTTTCTGTAAGACAGcatgaggccttttgttccttgcaaataacgcaagactttctataccaatttccagtgctctgggcctggattactctgaaatctgccaagtaacccggtaacaaatgccaagtcaggtcGTGTGTACATTTGCGCATCCTGTTGGCTTCCTACAACTGacgcatatggctttgtttttcatttcattgagctcatactgatttctaggacattgcgatgccccatacttttcgcctttgactataggagcaggtgtagcactgcatctgtacatgttgaatttcttcaacacattttctatatatgccttttgagaaagtcctaatgcatactttgttctatctcggtgaatctctatgcccaaaacatatgaagcctcaccgagatctttcatgtcaaagtttgaggacaagaatttctttgtttcctgcagtagactgacatcactactagccagtagaatgtcatccacatacagaattaggaaaatgaatctcccattcttaaactttgaataaatacagttgtcctcgatattctcttgaaacccaaatttctttattgtcccatcaaacttcaagtaccaCTGTCTCAAAGCTTATTCTAAtccataaatggatctctttagACGGCATCCCATATTTTCATTTCCTTTCATGACGAAACCTTTTGGTTGTgccatgtatactttttcctccaaatctccatttagaaatgtcgtttttacatccatctgatgtaattcTAAATCATAATGTGCCACCAGTGCCATTATAATCCCGAAGGAAActttacaagagactggagaaaatgtctcattgtaatcaatcccttctcttttgcgtgaagccttttgccacaagtcacgctttaaacttttctatattccctctagagtcatatttggttttgtagacccatttacagcctactgttttggctcctttaggaatttTTTCTAAATCCCAGACAACATTTAATTTCATTGATTTaatttcatctttcatggcttccaACCATTCAGATGAGCGGGCGCTTCTTatggcctcttcatatgagGTGGGATCATTCTGCATATGCGACTCTTCTATATTATAAACTTCATAGTCATCATGGATAGCCGATCTTCTGACTCTTTCAGACCTTCTAGGGGCCTCCTGTTTTGGCACATTATCTGTTTGAGGCTATTGTAGCTCCTCCTCTGGTGTGGCAATAatttctgttgaatcctgtagaacaggttcctcactttctttcattgttgccacaggagaGATAACAATAGGTGTTGGTACCGCAACGTCATGCATTGCAAGCACAACATCAGCAGGTAGAGAGGAGAAGGCTCTTGAATCGACTGAGCGGGCTCAGACACCCGCCTCTCGtcaagatcaatttctcgaactaccgagctccccctaatcatttcgtcttccaagaagacgGCATGTCccgtttctacaaactttgtacaactgtttggacagtagaaacAATGACCCTTTGATCTTTCAGAATAGCCAATAAAATGACAGCTTACTGTTTTGGGATCCAATTTCCCAAGatttgggttaaatactttgGCCTCTGTAGGActcccccacacacggaggatccatagctcatacggtgttttgggcgctgatgcattctatgcattgtatgcattgttctaaaactgagaactccaatggaggaagaattACATTCTTAACcagtctctcaattctccccctcgaaatatggcctaaacgacagtgccataatttcgatgagacatcaggagttcgctttcttttcttgttttcttttgtcaacgaggacacaacattcacattctcaaaaagagataacaaataaagctAATCTTGCAACACAGCAAGACCAATACATGCATTATTAtaccatagttcacatttgccatTTCCAAAATGACAATCATATCCATCAAAATACAATTTGGATACACTTatttctttgcaaagaagggACATAAAAAACATCTCGAAGTAAAAGTGTGAAGCCATTCGTGAGCTCTAGGCGAAGATCTCTAACAGCTTCAACTTTTGcttcaactccattggcaactctaatggaTCTTTCGCTTCTTTGCATAGTCCTCATCGAACGGAAtccctttaaacaattacacacatgaatagttgctccagaatcaatccaccatgtggatctagaataaccaatcataatgagattcatttacaaatgtaataatgttctcacctttctttgccatgatcaCTGTCACGAAGTCAGGACGATCTTTCTTGGAATGTCTTGTCTTCTTGCAGTGGAGACACTGATCCTGTCTCAACTGTGAACTGTTGTTGCTGAGGCAGATGCTGAGGCTGTTTTGCTTTTGAGGAGGGTGACCTGTGGCTCTTTTCCTTGTTATCTTTAACAAGGTTAATTGAGCCACCAATGGTCTCTTTGATTCTttcctcctcttgcacacaattagaGATGAGCTCTTCAATATTCCATTTCTCTGGACTTATTTTGTAGTTGACAACAAGGTTGACAAAGTGCTTTGGCAATGAGGTCATAACCAGATGAACCAGAAAGTCATCTGAGATGCCCAAATCTTTTTGCTTCAACTTGGAAGCCATGTTGCTCATCCTAAGAATGTGGTCTTTTACACCACCTCTATGGTACCTTTCTGTCACAAGCTGCTTTATCAGTTGTGTCGCATAAAACTTTGAAGAACCAGCAAACTGGCTCTTTATACTTTCGAGGTACTTAGAGACGGTGTCATACTCTGGGATTAAGCCCAATATGGTTGGCTCAATCGTGTTCTTTACCGCAGCCAAACATTCCTTGTTGGCTAAGGTCCATTTCGTATGCCcaatgtcatacgacatgaTGAGGGAAgcattttccctctctctcttttgccattcagcatctgactctttttcacctctgaaaagttcagcaggttctataggacatggggtagtcaacacccagtccacctctcccaagataaaagcaaggtcgagttctcttttccattctttgtagttatctcctttcagggtcggaatatctttaatgtaacccatcaaggagtagTCACCTGAGATAATCATGTAttgtgagaacaaaattaacattaaaaatattatgtattaagtctacatcaccgttgggcagaaaatAGACATAACACATAAAGCCATAACTATAACATTGCAATCATCAACGTGGGTcagaaaattacaacatcatagcacataattaatgttcctaaaattaaattctcccgttggttcgaaatttaattttagaaacactaattttcatcaatatcatctatttgcagcggaaGATCTATATTAAAATCCATAAGAACAGTAACAAAACTATGTTATTTACTCTCTGTAAAAATTCTCCTgttggttcaaatttaaacagaggaaaaacatgtaaaaacaattcaaaattctattgtaatttgcatgaaaacatacaaaatacatgttcagaagcatttctcacatttatctaTTCTCTAAACAATTTTCACAATTTACAAATTGCTTAGAAATAAAAACAATCATTAAACATATTGAAAATGATTCTGAATAGGGACATTTATTAAACTTCTTTTCCttcgccgagggacctaatatGGACTTTTTTGGCCTTTGCCGGTCGGCCCACGGTCGCCTTTAGGCGCTTGCGGCCATGCCCCCtcccccaggccgcaacctAGGCCTGGGCCAGGAAAGccgccccccgcgcgcgccctcTTGGGCTATTttcggcccggccgccgccggccgtccgatcgCTAGGGTTTCGATCGGACGACCGCGCGGAGAGATCGGGCAAAACAAAACCTGACCCCCAGTCGCCTGCGCcaaaaaccctagcttcttctcttctctctcatgcgaccgccgaaaccctagcacagcgccggcggcggcacggccccggcggcggcttaccgcgcggcggcggaacggcGACACGGCAGCGCCGTCGCACTCCCCCTCGCCGGTGCGCGCACTCACTCAAGGGTGAGTGCGCTACCGTCGAGCGGCTGTGCCGCGGCGCCCCCTCCTTTTCTCTTCGCTTTCTCTCTCGGGCGGGCTCGGCCGCGCCGAGCGGTGTCGTCGACGcctcttttctcttctcccccaTCGCGCCACCAGCCCCACCGAGTGAGAGAGAGTAGCGGCGACgaaggagatggcggcgccgccgcgggccccctcgccggcgcgcgcgtgcacccgCGGGTGCGCGCGCAGCCGTCGAGGGGCTCCTTGGCGGTGCCTCTttgcccctcccccctccgTTGTCGGCGtcaacgacggccggcgacgaggtaagattagggttagggtttctcTTTTCAATCCGTTGGATCgtttgcttttctttcttttgcttttCTCTTTGGATTTCCATCCCCGAAAACAAGATCCAAACGCTAgggttgctctgataccatttgttAGCATTGCTTTgggatcacctaggttagatctagtcgggtagAACACTTTGGATAGACGAACAACAATAGATGGATTAACAAAGAGGGAGTgagagggtttagggatgtgaccggtcgatgttgaggaggaggaagtgcggccggccatcgtcgttgtcgtcgcgggcttgacgtggacggcggcgatggtgtgcttgacggcgacggtggtcgTAGCAGTGGGAGTCGTGGTCGACGatgaggcgtggcgcggcggtggggcgTTCCcatcactggctgcgccccctctcgatctgattagggtttgtggggtggagttggcggcggtgACAAACTTCGTGTCTTGTGCCGCTctgcctccacccctctttatatggcGCAGGGTGatgggggcccaccagccattgggctgggcgcccccgatcagggcgtgGGTCAAGGCctccttgagccgttgggctcaaggggagggagatctatCTAACATGTAGCAGCCCAGAACTCACCTACTATGGCTAAGAAATTCAGACCATGACAATGCGCAACTTATGGGTTCAGTGTTTCTATCTCTCGTTTTGTCCACCGAGCAAAAACTTTACTCCTAATTAATGGGTGCTCAACTGTTATATAATATAAGTCATGCGCCCATGTCAATGCATTATGCGTGCCATGGCCCATGGTGCCTGAAATTTTGTTGAGCACAGGGTTCTCAAATTCACGCCCCTCGTGTCGAGACCAAAGCTGCGGTGCATTGGGTTTCTGCAACTCACCTTGCAATTAACCAGTAATAAACTAGTAATCGATTCCCTAAGCAGAATAGTCGATTCCAGAATAACCATGATTCTCTCCCTTTTTTTAGTGCGACTACAACCATGACTAGGACTAGAACTGGATCGGGAGGGATGCAAGCAGGGTGGGCAAGCGGGCTTTTTTTGCCCGCTTATCCCACTTCTAGTTCATTTATTCTTCTAAATTTTGAACTACCATGCAAGAAATACACTAGCAAGCGGATTTTTATGTGGGTAGCGGGactacccacttgcatccctagaTCGAGTTAGCAAAGCAACGAAAACAAGGGTTTCCTTGCCAAGCAAAGAGGATCCAAGAAGGATTCGGAGGGGGATAAGGGGGGAGAGAGCACCCGTAGAGGAATGGCCTGGATGGGATTCTCCCTCGCCTCGTCGGTTGCTCTTGGTCCGGTCGTAGAGCCTCGCCTGCCGTCAAGCCGGCACCCTAGCGCTTAGCTGAtcgcctcgccgccatcgccggtcaCCTCGCGATTACTCGGTCGAGTTGACTAGTCGAGGGCACCCCTCAGTTTTCTCGGATCGTGCGAAGTGAAGTTAGGAGATCT
The window above is part of the Oryza sativa Japonica Group chromosome 7, ASM3414082v1 genome. Proteins encoded here:
- the LOC107281650 gene encoding uncharacterized protein, with amino-acid sequence MGEKRKEASTTPLGAAEPARERKRREKEGAPRHSRSTVAHSPLSDYSLMGYIKDIPTLKGDNYKEWKRELDLAFILGEVDWVLTTPCPIEPAELFRGEKESDAEWQKRERENASLIMSYDIGHTKWTLANKECLAAVKNTIEPTILGLIPEYDTVSKYLESIKSQFAGSSKFYATQLIKQLVTERYHRGGVKDHILRMSNMASKLKQKDLGISDDFLVHLVMTSLPKHFVNLVVNYKISPEKWNIEELISNCVQEEERIKETIGGSINLVKDNKEKSHRSPSSKAKQPQHLPQQQQFTVETGSVSPLQEDKTFQERSS